In Kogia breviceps isolate mKogBre1 chromosome 9, mKogBre1 haplotype 1, whole genome shotgun sequence, a single window of DNA contains:
- the SLC26A5 gene encoding prestin isoform X1 translates to MDHVEETEILAAAQRYLVERPIFSHPVLQEKLHKKDKIPDSIGDKLKRAFTCTPKKIRNIIYMFLPITKWLPAYQFKEYVLGDLVSGISTGVLQLPQGLAFAMLAAVPPVFGLYSSFYPVIMYCFFGTSRHISIGPFAVISLMIGGVAVRLVPDDIVIPGGVNATNGTEARDALRVKVAMSVTLLTGIIQFCLGVCRFGFVAIYLTEPLVRGFTTAAAVHVFTSMLKYLFGVKTKRYSGIFSVVYSTVAVLQNVKNLNVCSLGVGLMVFGLLLGGKEFNERFKEKLPAPIPLEFFAVVMGTGISAGFSLHESYNVDVVGTLPLGLLPPANPDTSLFHLVYVDAIAIAIVGFSVTISMAKSLGNKHGYQVDGNQELIALGLCNSIGSLFQTFAISCSLSRSLVQEGTGGKTQLAGCLASIMILLVILATGFLFESLPQAVLSAIVIVNLKGMFMQFSDLPFFWRTSKIELTIWLTTFVSSLFLGLDYGLITAVIIALMTVIYRTQSPSYKVLGQLPDTDVYIDIDAYEEVKEIPGIKIFQINAPIYYANSDLYSSALKTKTGVNPSFIMGARRKAMKKYAKEVGNANMVNATVVKVDAEVDGEDGTKTEEEENEIKYPPIVTKSTLPEELQRFMPPGDNVHTVILDFTQVNFVDSVGVKTLSGIVKEYGDVGIYVYFAGCSAQVVDDFTRNQFFENPALLELLFHSIHDAVLGSQVREALAEQEATAVPPQEDSEPNATPEA, encoded by the exons ATGGATCATGTTGAAGAAACTGAAATCCTTGCAGCAGCCCAGCGGTACCTTGTGGAAAGACCTATCTTTAGTCATCCAGTCCTCCAGGAAAAACTGCACAAGAAGGACAAGATTCCGGATTCCATCGGGGATAAGCTGAAACGGGCATTCAC ATGTACTCCTAAGAAAATACGAAATATCATTTACATGTTCCTCCCCATAACCAAGTGGTTGCCTGCATACCAATTCAAGGAGTATGTGTTGGGTGACTTAGTCTCAGGCATAAGCACAGGTGTGCTGCAGCTTCCTCAAG GTTTAGCCTTTGCAATGTTGGCAGCTGTGCCTCCGGTGTTTGGCCTGTACTCTTCATTTTACCCCGTTATCATGTATTGTTTTTTTGGAACCTCCAGACACATATCCATAG gtCCGTTTGCAGTTATTAGCCTGATGATAGGCGGCGTGGCTGTTCGATTAGTACCAGATGATATAGTCATTCCAGGAGGAGTAAACGCAACCAATGGTACAGAGGCAAGGGATGCTTTGAGAGTGAAAGTCGCCATGTCTGTGACCTTACTTACAGGAATCATTCAG ttttgcctaGGTGTCTGTAGGTTTGGATTTGTGGCCATATATCTCACGGAGCCCCTGGTCCGTGGGTTTACCACTGCGGCAGCTGTGCATGTCTTCACCTCCATGTTAAAATACCTGTTTGGAGTTAAAACAAAGCGGTACAGTGGGATCTTTTCAGTGGTGTAT AGTACAGTTGCTGTGTTGCAGAATGTTAAAAACCTCAACGTGTGTTCCCTAGGCGTTGGGCTGATGGTCTTTGGTTTGCTGCTGGGTGGCAAGGAGTTTAATGAGAGATTTAAAGAGAAATTGCCAGCGCCCATCCCTTTAGAGTTCTTTGCG GTGGTTATGGGAACTGGCATTTCAGCTGGGTTTAGCCTGCATGAATCGTACAATGTGGATGTCGTTGGGACACTTCCTCTGGG GTTGCTGCCTCCGGCCAATCCGGACACCAGCCTCTTCCACCTTGTGTACGTGGATGCCATTGCCATAGCCATTGTTGGATTTTCAGTGACCATCTCAATGGCCAAGAGCTTGGGAAATAAGCATGGCTACCAGGTTGATGGCAATCAG GAGCTCATTGCCCTGGGACTGTGCAATTCCATTGGCTCACTCTTCCAGACTTTTGCAATTTCATGCTCCTTGTCTCGAAGCCTTGTTCAGGAGGGAACTGGAGGGAAGACACAG CTTGCAGGTTGTTTGGCCTCGATAATGATTCTGCTGGTCATATTAGCCACTGGATTCCTCTTTGAATCATTACCCCAG GCTGTGCTGTCGGCCATCGTGATCGTCAACCTGAAAGGAATGTTCATGCAATTCTCAGATCTCCCCTTTTTCTGGAGAACCAGCAAGATAGAGCTG ACCATCTGGCTTACCACTTTTGTTTCCTCCTTGTTCCTGGGATTGGACTACGGCTTGATTACTGCTGTGATCATCGCACTGATGACTGTGATTTACAGGACACAGAG TCCGAGCTACAAAGTCCTTGGGCAGCTTCCTGACACTGATGTGTACATTGACATAGATGCGTATGAGGAG GTGAAAGAAATTCCTGgaataaaaatattccaaataaaTGCCCCAATTTATTATGCAAATAGTGATTTATACAGCAGTGCATTAAAAACAAAG ACTGGAGTGAACCCATCCTTCATAATGGGAGCAAGAAGAAAGGCCATGAAGAAGTATGCTAAGGAAGTTGGAAATGCCAACATGGTCAATGCAACCGTCGTCAAAGTG GATGCAGAAGTAGATGGAGAAGATGGCACCAAGACTGAGGAAGaggagaatgaaataaaatatcccCCAATAGTCACCAAGAGCACACTTCCTGAGGAACTGCAAAGATTTATGCCCCCAGGGGATAATGTCCACACCGTCATTCTGGATTTTACGCAAGTCAATTTTGTTGATTCCGTTGGTGTAAAAACTCTGTCAGGG ATTGTAAAAGAATATGGAGATGTCGGCATTTATGTGTATTTTGCAGGATGCAGTG CACAAGTCGTGGATGACTTCACTCGAAATCAATTCTTTGAAAATCCTGCCTTACTGGAGCTGCTGTTCCACAGCATTCACGACGCAGTCTTAGGCAGCCAAGTTCGAGAGGCACTTGCCGAACAGGAGGCCACAGCTGTTCCTCCCCAGGAGGACTCTGAGCCCAATGCCACTCCGGAAGCTTAG
- the SLC26A5 gene encoding prestin isoform X3 translates to MDHVEETEILAAAQRYLVERPIFSHPVLQEKLHKKDKIPDSIGDKLKRAFTCTPKKIRNIIYMFLPITKWLPAYQFKEYVLGDLVSGISTGVLQLPQGLAFAMLAAVPPVFGLYSSFYPVIMYCFFGTSRHISIGPFAVISLMIGGVAVRLVPDDIVIPGGVNATNGTEARDALRVKVAMSVTLLTGIIQFCLGVCRFGFVAIYLTEPLVRGFTTAAAVHVFTSMLKYLFGVKTKRYSGIFSVVYSTVAVLQNVKNLNVCSLGVGLMVFGLLLGGKEFNERFKEKLPAPIPLEFFAVVMGTGISAGFSLHESYNVDVVGTLPLGLLPPANPDTSLFHLVYVDAIAIAIVGFSVTISMAKSLGNKHGYQVDGNQELIALGLCNSIGSLFQTFAISCSLSRSLVQEGTGGKTQLAGCLASIMILLVILATGFLFESLPQTIWLTTFVSSLFLGLDYGLITAVIIALMTVIYRTQSPSYKVLGQLPDTDVYIDIDAYEEVKEIPGIKIFQINAPIYYANSDLYSSALKTKTGVNPSFIMGARRKAMKKYAKEVGNANMVNATVVKVDAEVDGEDGTKTEEEENEIKYPPIVTKSTLPEELQRFMPPGDNVHTVILDFTQVNFVDSVGVKTLSGIVKEYGDVGIYVYFAGCSAQVVDDFTRNQFFENPALLELLFHSIHDAVLGSQVREALAEQEATAVPPQEDSEPNATPEA, encoded by the exons ATGGATCATGTTGAAGAAACTGAAATCCTTGCAGCAGCCCAGCGGTACCTTGTGGAAAGACCTATCTTTAGTCATCCAGTCCTCCAGGAAAAACTGCACAAGAAGGACAAGATTCCGGATTCCATCGGGGATAAGCTGAAACGGGCATTCAC ATGTACTCCTAAGAAAATACGAAATATCATTTACATGTTCCTCCCCATAACCAAGTGGTTGCCTGCATACCAATTCAAGGAGTATGTGTTGGGTGACTTAGTCTCAGGCATAAGCACAGGTGTGCTGCAGCTTCCTCAAG GTTTAGCCTTTGCAATGTTGGCAGCTGTGCCTCCGGTGTTTGGCCTGTACTCTTCATTTTACCCCGTTATCATGTATTGTTTTTTTGGAACCTCCAGACACATATCCATAG gtCCGTTTGCAGTTATTAGCCTGATGATAGGCGGCGTGGCTGTTCGATTAGTACCAGATGATATAGTCATTCCAGGAGGAGTAAACGCAACCAATGGTACAGAGGCAAGGGATGCTTTGAGAGTGAAAGTCGCCATGTCTGTGACCTTACTTACAGGAATCATTCAG ttttgcctaGGTGTCTGTAGGTTTGGATTTGTGGCCATATATCTCACGGAGCCCCTGGTCCGTGGGTTTACCACTGCGGCAGCTGTGCATGTCTTCACCTCCATGTTAAAATACCTGTTTGGAGTTAAAACAAAGCGGTACAGTGGGATCTTTTCAGTGGTGTAT AGTACAGTTGCTGTGTTGCAGAATGTTAAAAACCTCAACGTGTGTTCCCTAGGCGTTGGGCTGATGGTCTTTGGTTTGCTGCTGGGTGGCAAGGAGTTTAATGAGAGATTTAAAGAGAAATTGCCAGCGCCCATCCCTTTAGAGTTCTTTGCG GTGGTTATGGGAACTGGCATTTCAGCTGGGTTTAGCCTGCATGAATCGTACAATGTGGATGTCGTTGGGACACTTCCTCTGGG GTTGCTGCCTCCGGCCAATCCGGACACCAGCCTCTTCCACCTTGTGTACGTGGATGCCATTGCCATAGCCATTGTTGGATTTTCAGTGACCATCTCAATGGCCAAGAGCTTGGGAAATAAGCATGGCTACCAGGTTGATGGCAATCAG GAGCTCATTGCCCTGGGACTGTGCAATTCCATTGGCTCACTCTTCCAGACTTTTGCAATTTCATGCTCCTTGTCTCGAAGCCTTGTTCAGGAGGGAACTGGAGGGAAGACACAG CTTGCAGGTTGTTTGGCCTCGATAATGATTCTGCTGGTCATATTAGCCACTGGATTCCTCTTTGAATCATTACCCCAG ACCATCTGGCTTACCACTTTTGTTTCCTCCTTGTTCCTGGGATTGGACTACGGCTTGATTACTGCTGTGATCATCGCACTGATGACTGTGATTTACAGGACACAGAG TCCGAGCTACAAAGTCCTTGGGCAGCTTCCTGACACTGATGTGTACATTGACATAGATGCGTATGAGGAG GTGAAAGAAATTCCTGgaataaaaatattccaaataaaTGCCCCAATTTATTATGCAAATAGTGATTTATACAGCAGTGCATTAAAAACAAAG ACTGGAGTGAACCCATCCTTCATAATGGGAGCAAGAAGAAAGGCCATGAAGAAGTATGCTAAGGAAGTTGGAAATGCCAACATGGTCAATGCAACCGTCGTCAAAGTG GATGCAGAAGTAGATGGAGAAGATGGCACCAAGACTGAGGAAGaggagaatgaaataaaatatcccCCAATAGTCACCAAGAGCACACTTCCTGAGGAACTGCAAAGATTTATGCCCCCAGGGGATAATGTCCACACCGTCATTCTGGATTTTACGCAAGTCAATTTTGTTGATTCCGTTGGTGTAAAAACTCTGTCAGGG ATTGTAAAAGAATATGGAGATGTCGGCATTTATGTGTATTTTGCAGGATGCAGTG CACAAGTCGTGGATGACTTCACTCGAAATCAATTCTTTGAAAATCCTGCCTTACTGGAGCTGCTGTTCCACAGCATTCACGACGCAGTCTTAGGCAGCCAAGTTCGAGAGGCACTTGCCGAACAGGAGGCCACAGCTGTTCCTCCCCAGGAGGACTCTGAGCCCAATGCCACTCCGGAAGCTTAG
- the SLC26A5 gene encoding prestin isoform X2, whose amino-acid sequence MDHVEETEILAAAQRYLVERPIFSHPVLQEKLHKKDKIPDSIGDKLKRAFTCTPKKIRNIIYMFLPITKWLPAYQFKEYVLGDLVSGISTGVLQLPQGLAFAMLAAVPPVFGLYSSFYPVIMYCFFGTSRHISIGPFAVISLMIGGVAVRLVPDDIVIPGGVNATNGTEARDALRVKVAMSVTLLTGIIQFCLGVCRFGFVAIYLTEPLVRGFTTAAAVHVFTSMLKYLFGVKTKRYSGIFSVVYSTVAVLQNVKNLNVCSLGVGLMVFGLLLGGKEFNERFKEKLPAPIPLEFFAVVMGTGISAGFSLHESYNVDVVGTLPLGLLPPANPDTSLFHLVYVDAIAIAIVGFSVTISMAKSLGNKHGYQVDGNQELIALGLCNSIGSLFQTFAISCSLSRSLVQEGTGGKTQLAGCLASIMILLVILATGFLFESLPQAVLSAIVIVNLKGMFMQFSDLPFFWRTSKIELTIWLTTFVSSLFLGLDYGLITAVIIALMTVIYRTQSPSYKVLGQLPDTDVYIDIDAYEEVKEIPGIKIFQINAPIYYANSDLYSSALKTKTGVNPSFIMGARRKAMKKYAKEVGNANMVNATVVKVVSDAEVDGEDGTKTEEEENEIKYPPIVTKSTLPEELQRFMPPGDNVHTVILDFTQVNFVDSVGVKTLSGIVKEYGDVGIYVYFAGCSAQVVDDFTRNQFFENPALLELLFHSIHDAVLGSQVREALAEQEATAVPPQEDSEPNATPEA is encoded by the exons ATGGATCATGTTGAAGAAACTGAAATCCTTGCAGCAGCCCAGCGGTACCTTGTGGAAAGACCTATCTTTAGTCATCCAGTCCTCCAGGAAAAACTGCACAAGAAGGACAAGATTCCGGATTCCATCGGGGATAAGCTGAAACGGGCATTCAC ATGTACTCCTAAGAAAATACGAAATATCATTTACATGTTCCTCCCCATAACCAAGTGGTTGCCTGCATACCAATTCAAGGAGTATGTGTTGGGTGACTTAGTCTCAGGCATAAGCACAGGTGTGCTGCAGCTTCCTCAAG GTTTAGCCTTTGCAATGTTGGCAGCTGTGCCTCCGGTGTTTGGCCTGTACTCTTCATTTTACCCCGTTATCATGTATTGTTTTTTTGGAACCTCCAGACACATATCCATAG gtCCGTTTGCAGTTATTAGCCTGATGATAGGCGGCGTGGCTGTTCGATTAGTACCAGATGATATAGTCATTCCAGGAGGAGTAAACGCAACCAATGGTACAGAGGCAAGGGATGCTTTGAGAGTGAAAGTCGCCATGTCTGTGACCTTACTTACAGGAATCATTCAG ttttgcctaGGTGTCTGTAGGTTTGGATTTGTGGCCATATATCTCACGGAGCCCCTGGTCCGTGGGTTTACCACTGCGGCAGCTGTGCATGTCTTCACCTCCATGTTAAAATACCTGTTTGGAGTTAAAACAAAGCGGTACAGTGGGATCTTTTCAGTGGTGTAT AGTACAGTTGCTGTGTTGCAGAATGTTAAAAACCTCAACGTGTGTTCCCTAGGCGTTGGGCTGATGGTCTTTGGTTTGCTGCTGGGTGGCAAGGAGTTTAATGAGAGATTTAAAGAGAAATTGCCAGCGCCCATCCCTTTAGAGTTCTTTGCG GTGGTTATGGGAACTGGCATTTCAGCTGGGTTTAGCCTGCATGAATCGTACAATGTGGATGTCGTTGGGACACTTCCTCTGGG GTTGCTGCCTCCGGCCAATCCGGACACCAGCCTCTTCCACCTTGTGTACGTGGATGCCATTGCCATAGCCATTGTTGGATTTTCAGTGACCATCTCAATGGCCAAGAGCTTGGGAAATAAGCATGGCTACCAGGTTGATGGCAATCAG GAGCTCATTGCCCTGGGACTGTGCAATTCCATTGGCTCACTCTTCCAGACTTTTGCAATTTCATGCTCCTTGTCTCGAAGCCTTGTTCAGGAGGGAACTGGAGGGAAGACACAG CTTGCAGGTTGTTTGGCCTCGATAATGATTCTGCTGGTCATATTAGCCACTGGATTCCTCTTTGAATCATTACCCCAG GCTGTGCTGTCGGCCATCGTGATCGTCAACCTGAAAGGAATGTTCATGCAATTCTCAGATCTCCCCTTTTTCTGGAGAACCAGCAAGATAGAGCTG ACCATCTGGCTTACCACTTTTGTTTCCTCCTTGTTCCTGGGATTGGACTACGGCTTGATTACTGCTGTGATCATCGCACTGATGACTGTGATTTACAGGACACAGAG TCCGAGCTACAAAGTCCTTGGGCAGCTTCCTGACACTGATGTGTACATTGACATAGATGCGTATGAGGAG GTGAAAGAAATTCCTGgaataaaaatattccaaataaaTGCCCCAATTTATTATGCAAATAGTGATTTATACAGCAGTGCATTAAAAACAAAG ACTGGAGTGAACCCATCCTTCATAATGGGAGCAAGAAGAAAGGCCATGAAGAAGTATGCTAAGGAAGTTGGAAATGCCAACATGGTCAATGCAACCGTCGTCAAAGTGGTGAGT GATGCAGAAGTAGATGGAGAAGATGGCACCAAGACTGAGGAAGaggagaatgaaataaaatatcccCCAATAGTCACCAAGAGCACACTTCCTGAGGAACTGCAAAGATTTATGCCCCCAGGGGATAATGTCCACACCGTCATTCTGGATTTTACGCAAGTCAATTTTGTTGATTCCGTTGGTGTAAAAACTCTGTCAGGG ATTGTAAAAGAATATGGAGATGTCGGCATTTATGTGTATTTTGCAGGATGCAGTG CACAAGTCGTGGATGACTTCACTCGAAATCAATTCTTTGAAAATCCTGCCTTACTGGAGCTGCTGTTCCACAGCATTCACGACGCAGTCTTAGGCAGCCAAGTTCGAGAGGCACTTGCCGAACAGGAGGCCACAGCTGTTCCTCCCCAGGAGGACTCTGAGCCCAATGCCACTCCGGAAGCTTAG
- the SLC26A5 gene encoding prestin isoform X5 — MDHVEETEILAAAQRYLVERPIFSHPVLQEKLHKKDKIPDSIGDKLKRAFTCTPKKIRNIIYMFLPITKWLPAYQFKEYVLGDLVSGISTGVLQLPQGLAFAMLAAVPPVFGLYSSFYPVIMYCFFGTSRHISIGPFAVISLMIGGVAVRLVPDDIVIPGGVNATNGTEARDALRVKVAMSVTLLTGIIQFCLGVCRFGFVAIYLTEPLVRGFTTAAAVHVFTSMLKYLFGVKTKRYSGIFSVVYSTVAVLQNVKNLNVCSLGVGLMVFGLLLGGKEFNERFKEKLPAPIPLEFFAVVMGTGISAGFSLHESYNVDVVGTLPLGLLPPANPDTSLFHLVYVDAIAIAIVGFSVTISMAKSLGNKHGYQVDGNQELIALGLCNSIGSLFQTFAISCSLSRSLVQEGTGGKTQTIWLTTFVSSLFLGLDYGLITAVIIALMTVIYRTQR; from the exons ATGGATCATGTTGAAGAAACTGAAATCCTTGCAGCAGCCCAGCGGTACCTTGTGGAAAGACCTATCTTTAGTCATCCAGTCCTCCAGGAAAAACTGCACAAGAAGGACAAGATTCCGGATTCCATCGGGGATAAGCTGAAACGGGCATTCAC ATGTACTCCTAAGAAAATACGAAATATCATTTACATGTTCCTCCCCATAACCAAGTGGTTGCCTGCATACCAATTCAAGGAGTATGTGTTGGGTGACTTAGTCTCAGGCATAAGCACAGGTGTGCTGCAGCTTCCTCAAG GTTTAGCCTTTGCAATGTTGGCAGCTGTGCCTCCGGTGTTTGGCCTGTACTCTTCATTTTACCCCGTTATCATGTATTGTTTTTTTGGAACCTCCAGACACATATCCATAG gtCCGTTTGCAGTTATTAGCCTGATGATAGGCGGCGTGGCTGTTCGATTAGTACCAGATGATATAGTCATTCCAGGAGGAGTAAACGCAACCAATGGTACAGAGGCAAGGGATGCTTTGAGAGTGAAAGTCGCCATGTCTGTGACCTTACTTACAGGAATCATTCAG ttttgcctaGGTGTCTGTAGGTTTGGATTTGTGGCCATATATCTCACGGAGCCCCTGGTCCGTGGGTTTACCACTGCGGCAGCTGTGCATGTCTTCACCTCCATGTTAAAATACCTGTTTGGAGTTAAAACAAAGCGGTACAGTGGGATCTTTTCAGTGGTGTAT AGTACAGTTGCTGTGTTGCAGAATGTTAAAAACCTCAACGTGTGTTCCCTAGGCGTTGGGCTGATGGTCTTTGGTTTGCTGCTGGGTGGCAAGGAGTTTAATGAGAGATTTAAAGAGAAATTGCCAGCGCCCATCCCTTTAGAGTTCTTTGCG GTGGTTATGGGAACTGGCATTTCAGCTGGGTTTAGCCTGCATGAATCGTACAATGTGGATGTCGTTGGGACACTTCCTCTGGG GTTGCTGCCTCCGGCCAATCCGGACACCAGCCTCTTCCACCTTGTGTACGTGGATGCCATTGCCATAGCCATTGTTGGATTTTCAGTGACCATCTCAATGGCCAAGAGCTTGGGAAATAAGCATGGCTACCAGGTTGATGGCAATCAG GAGCTCATTGCCCTGGGACTGTGCAATTCCATTGGCTCACTCTTCCAGACTTTTGCAATTTCATGCTCCTTGTCTCGAAGCCTTGTTCAGGAGGGAACTGGAGGGAAGACACAG ACCATCTGGCTTACCACTTTTGTTTCCTCCTTGTTCCTGGGATTGGACTACGGCTTGATTACTGCTGTGATCATCGCACTGATGACTGTGATTTACAGGACACAGAGGTGA
- the SLC26A5 gene encoding prestin isoform X4 gives MDHVEETEILAAAQRYLVERPIFSHPVLQEKLHKKDKIPDSIGDKLKRAFTCTPKKIRNIIYMFLPITKWLPAYQFKEYVLGDLVSGISTGVLQLPQGLAFAMLAAVPPVFGLYSSFYPVIMYCFFGTSRHISIGPFAVISLMIGGVAVRLVPDDIVIPGGVNATNGTEARDALRVKVAMSVTLLTGIIQFCLGVCRFGFVAIYLTEPLVRGFTTAAAVHVFTSMLKYLFGVKTKRYSGIFSVVYSTVAVLQNVKNLNVCSLGVGLMVFGLLLGGKEFNERFKEKLPAPIPLEFFAVVMGTGISAGFSLHESYNVDVVGTLPLGLLPPANPDTSLFHLVYVDAIAIAIVGFSVTISMAKSLGNKHGYQVDGNQELIALGLCNSIGSLFQTFAISCSLSRSLVQEGTGGKTQLAGCLASIMILLVILATGFLFESLPQTIWLTTFVSSLFLGLDYGLITAVIIALMTVIYRTQSPSYKVLGQLPDTDVYIDIDAYEEVKEIPGIKIFQINAPIYYANSDLYSSALKTKTGVNPSFIMGARRKAMKKYAKEVGNANMVNATVVKVVSDAEVDGEDGTKTEEEENEIKYPPIVTKSTLPEELQRFMPPGDNVHTVILDFTQVNFVDSVGVKTLSGIVKEYGDVGIYVYFAGCSAQVVDDFTRNQFFENPALLELLFHSIHDAVLGSQVREALAEQEATAVPPQEDSEPNATPEA, from the exons ATGGATCATGTTGAAGAAACTGAAATCCTTGCAGCAGCCCAGCGGTACCTTGTGGAAAGACCTATCTTTAGTCATCCAGTCCTCCAGGAAAAACTGCACAAGAAGGACAAGATTCCGGATTCCATCGGGGATAAGCTGAAACGGGCATTCAC ATGTACTCCTAAGAAAATACGAAATATCATTTACATGTTCCTCCCCATAACCAAGTGGTTGCCTGCATACCAATTCAAGGAGTATGTGTTGGGTGACTTAGTCTCAGGCATAAGCACAGGTGTGCTGCAGCTTCCTCAAG GTTTAGCCTTTGCAATGTTGGCAGCTGTGCCTCCGGTGTTTGGCCTGTACTCTTCATTTTACCCCGTTATCATGTATTGTTTTTTTGGAACCTCCAGACACATATCCATAG gtCCGTTTGCAGTTATTAGCCTGATGATAGGCGGCGTGGCTGTTCGATTAGTACCAGATGATATAGTCATTCCAGGAGGAGTAAACGCAACCAATGGTACAGAGGCAAGGGATGCTTTGAGAGTGAAAGTCGCCATGTCTGTGACCTTACTTACAGGAATCATTCAG ttttgcctaGGTGTCTGTAGGTTTGGATTTGTGGCCATATATCTCACGGAGCCCCTGGTCCGTGGGTTTACCACTGCGGCAGCTGTGCATGTCTTCACCTCCATGTTAAAATACCTGTTTGGAGTTAAAACAAAGCGGTACAGTGGGATCTTTTCAGTGGTGTAT AGTACAGTTGCTGTGTTGCAGAATGTTAAAAACCTCAACGTGTGTTCCCTAGGCGTTGGGCTGATGGTCTTTGGTTTGCTGCTGGGTGGCAAGGAGTTTAATGAGAGATTTAAAGAGAAATTGCCAGCGCCCATCCCTTTAGAGTTCTTTGCG GTGGTTATGGGAACTGGCATTTCAGCTGGGTTTAGCCTGCATGAATCGTACAATGTGGATGTCGTTGGGACACTTCCTCTGGG GTTGCTGCCTCCGGCCAATCCGGACACCAGCCTCTTCCACCTTGTGTACGTGGATGCCATTGCCATAGCCATTGTTGGATTTTCAGTGACCATCTCAATGGCCAAGAGCTTGGGAAATAAGCATGGCTACCAGGTTGATGGCAATCAG GAGCTCATTGCCCTGGGACTGTGCAATTCCATTGGCTCACTCTTCCAGACTTTTGCAATTTCATGCTCCTTGTCTCGAAGCCTTGTTCAGGAGGGAACTGGAGGGAAGACACAG CTTGCAGGTTGTTTGGCCTCGATAATGATTCTGCTGGTCATATTAGCCACTGGATTCCTCTTTGAATCATTACCCCAG ACCATCTGGCTTACCACTTTTGTTTCCTCCTTGTTCCTGGGATTGGACTACGGCTTGATTACTGCTGTGATCATCGCACTGATGACTGTGATTTACAGGACACAGAG TCCGAGCTACAAAGTCCTTGGGCAGCTTCCTGACACTGATGTGTACATTGACATAGATGCGTATGAGGAG GTGAAAGAAATTCCTGgaataaaaatattccaaataaaTGCCCCAATTTATTATGCAAATAGTGATTTATACAGCAGTGCATTAAAAACAAAG ACTGGAGTGAACCCATCCTTCATAATGGGAGCAAGAAGAAAGGCCATGAAGAAGTATGCTAAGGAAGTTGGAAATGCCAACATGGTCAATGCAACCGTCGTCAAAGTGGTGAGT GATGCAGAAGTAGATGGAGAAGATGGCACCAAGACTGAGGAAGaggagaatgaaataaaatatcccCCAATAGTCACCAAGAGCACACTTCCTGAGGAACTGCAAAGATTTATGCCCCCAGGGGATAATGTCCACACCGTCATTCTGGATTTTACGCAAGTCAATTTTGTTGATTCCGTTGGTGTAAAAACTCTGTCAGGG ATTGTAAAAGAATATGGAGATGTCGGCATTTATGTGTATTTTGCAGGATGCAGTG CACAAGTCGTGGATGACTTCACTCGAAATCAATTCTTTGAAAATCCTGCCTTACTGGAGCTGCTGTTCCACAGCATTCACGACGCAGTCTTAGGCAGCCAAGTTCGAGAGGCACTTGCCGAACAGGAGGCCACAGCTGTTCCTCCCCAGGAGGACTCTGAGCCCAATGCCACTCCGGAAGCTTAG